The genomic window AAGAAAGTCCTTAAAACTATAATATTCCATGCACTTCCCACCATTGGTAAAACTAACGCCCAAAATGTATTTGTTAGATGTAATACTCTTGTGCAAATTATGTACCACGGCACTGTTCCTCCAGAAAACAACATTGTAAAAAGTTGCAAAAAGGCGAAGAACTTTCTATACTTAAAATCATTTCTCGAAATTGCATATGCGTAAAGTGCATTTACTAATACATTCAAAGCAGTTCCCGTTAGTGTCGCCGCTATCGTTACCACATATGCTCTCATAACCGTTTGACCATTTTTCGCCAAATAATTGTAAGCATCAAAGCTTATTTCTTGTGGAATCAATTTATATCCAAATTCACTTATTGCTTCTTCGGATGTGAATGACACTCCAAACAAAAGCAAAACAGGATACAGACACATCATACACAAGGCTATGAAAATAATATTATAAACAACATTTAAAACAGGTCCTGCTTGTGTTGTTTCAATTAACTGCTTTTTCTTTTTATTATTCATTTTTCATCATTCCTTCCATCTACAAATATTTTAGAATAGTGCTTTGTCAGAATCCACTCGTCTTACAATCAAA from Oscillospiraceae bacterium includes these protein-coding regions:
- a CDS encoding carbohydrate ABC transporter permease, with protein sequence MNNKKKKQLIETTQAGPVLNVVYNIIFIALCMMCLYPVLLLFGVSFTSEEAISEFGYKLIPQEISFDAYNYLAKNGQTVMRAYVVTIAATLTGTALNVLVNALYAYAISRNDFKYRKFFAFLQLFTMLFSGGTVPWYIICTRVLHLTNTFWALVLPMVGSAWNIIVLRTF